One window from the genome of Hoplias malabaricus isolate fHopMal1 chromosome X2, fHopMal1.hap1, whole genome shotgun sequence encodes:
- the LOC136676371 gene encoding GTPase HRas-like produces the protein MTEYKLVVVGAGGVGKSALTIQLIQNHFVDEYDPTIEDSYRKQVVIDGETCLLDILDTAGQEEYSAMRDQYMRTGEGFLCVFAINNTKSFEDIHQYREQIKRVKDSDDVPMVLVGNKCDLPARTVDTRQAQDLARSYGIPYIETSAKTRQGVEDAFYTLVREIRQHKLRKLNPPDDNGQDCMNCRCVVS, from the exons ATGACGGAATACAAATTAGTGGTGGTTGGTGCTGGTGGTGTAGGCAAAAGTGCCCTCACAATTCAACTGATCCAGAACCACTTCGTTGATGAGTACGACCCAACTATTGAG GACTCCTATAGAAAGCAGGTTGTGATCGATGGGGAGAcgtgtttgttggacattctgGACACTGCTGGTCAGGAGGAGTACAGTGCTATGAGGGACCAGTATATGAGGACAGGAGAAGGCTTCCTGTGTGTCTTTGCCATTAACAACACCAAGTCTTTTGAAGATATCCATCAGTACAG GGAACAGATCAAAAGAGTAAAAGACTCTGACGATGTGCCCATGGTGCTTGTGGGTAATAAATGTGACCTCCCAGCCCGTACAGTGGACACAAGGCAAGCCCAGGATCTGGCTCGAAGTTACGGCATTCCTTACATCGAAACCTCTGccaagacaagacag gGAGTGGAGGATGCTTTCTACACACTGGTTCGTGAAATCAGGCAGCACAAACTGAGGAAGCTGAATCCACCGGACGATAATGGCCAGGACTGCATGAACTGCCGCTGTGTGGTATCATGA